Proteins encoded in a region of the Trypanosoma brucei gambiense DAL972 chromosome 4, complete sequence genome:
- a CDS encoding dynein light chain 2B, cytoplasmic, putative has translation MEFNASTTNERERRIKSVEEVLLRIAKHEGVVGYLVLNPADGRVMRYSGFSSDERKVKKYADKINGFTALAASTIRTIDWKDDLTFLRMGLGLTEILIAPDVDKQYVLIVVQEIRS, from the coding sequence ATGGAATTTAACGCATCAACTACCAACGAGCGTGAGCGGCGAATCAAATCTGTGGAGGAAGTACTGCTCCGCATCGCCAAGCATGAGGGTGTTGTTGGATATCTTGTGCTGAACCCTGCAGATGGGCGAGTTATGAGGTATTCAGGTTTTTCATCAGATGAACGGAAAGTCAAAAAGTATgcagataaaataaatggcTTCACAGCGTTGGCAGCCTCCACCATCCGTACTATTGACTGGAAGGATGACCTAACCTTCCTTCGTATGGGTCTCGGGTTGACCGAAATACTGATAGCACCAGACGTAGACAAGCAGTATGTTTTGATTGTCGTGCAAGAGATCAGATCTTGA
- a CDS encoding nek1/NIMA-related kinase A → MAEPFSTILCTDGSGGWCKYLNKGIVGLGSYGEGYVAESVEDGSLCVAKVMDSSKMSQRDKRCSQSEIKCLTNCNHPNIIRYIDDHEKNDWLLIVMEFADSGNPHEQIKLRGTGDAHYFQEHESLFLFLELCIAFDYIHSHKMLHRDIKSANVLLTSTGLVKLGDFGFSHQYEDTVSRVVASTFCGTPYYLAPELWNNQSYNEDADV, encoded by the coding sequence ATGGCCGAACCGTTCTCGACGATCCTTTGCACCGATGGCAGCGGTGGTTGGTGTAAATACCTGAACAAAGGGATCGTAGGATTGGGTTCCTATGGTGAAGGATATGTAGCGGAGAGCGTGGAGGATGGGTCTCTTTGTGTAGCAAAAGTCATGGATTCAAGCAAGATGTCTCAGCGGGATAAGCGGTGCTCACAGAGCGAAATCAAATGTCTGACCAACTGTAATCATCCAAACATTATTCGTTACATCGACGACCACGAGAAAAATGATTGGTTGCTTATTGTCATGGAATTCGCTGACTCAGGCAACCCTCATGAGCAAATAAAGCTTCGGGGCACGGGAGACGCGCACTATTTTCAAGAACACGAGtccttgtttctcttcttagAACTGTGCATCGCCTTTGACTACATCCACAGCCATAAGATGCTGCACCGCGATATCAAATCTGCCAATGTGCTGCTCACATCTACAGGACTAGTTAAACTGGGAGACTTTGGATTCAGTCATCAATATGAAGACACCGTATCACGCGTCGTTGCAAGTACGTTCTGTGGCACACCGTACTACCTGGCACCAGAACTGTGGAATAATCAAAGTTACAATGAggatgctgatgtgtga
- a CDS encoding T. brucei spp.-specific protein — protein sequence MKGPLSRAALRILQEKESSAPSQDEEDMDYNQDSVFFSIPSPLRAHEAVRYTKPIRIAPQKSAKFNHTVAREFGDGRVPHLSRFAGDCKAKRERRADNEGEVHAAMTPRRHAFFVANKRDVPSPPRTTRELLNTPMGKQSPRQEFVGSSAATGHANLLAAAVAAVSSATGNNHITPRFTGDALILGSPRQTRAALLRREYAAKTTRDRALEAFAQPVDRFLESNKHPSIDTNLKADVITKSESIQTCQRESRGAVMVRPESVPTPIQPMRQSPASMTFAPTSSISRGSLLLTNVRSAIERNRECDDKKKVSLSAMRSPRAASPWVGVKSPARRRDNGIAWCAGGKLPSTEPHRLGSFCGNSRYRSSEQSFVMKKNMDHAAAGPPLTSRRQKANVPFGREIFDWCPEDPEFAYEKCTLRWNAGCDIFGASSRGCSAPQPQVRAGQTYFGHASVEESGSSQFDVVEISDIIGTEEVTREDQANIDKKQMMEICENPLPSPPRERRPAASGDVRYDDHRKVLDSATQTDNTEGRMCQGLFLLSQPILNREKTNCGGDNDTSYLKPMSGKGVEMDPLVKAAELASNMSHFVENLHETIVGDVLGSVPSDAVTGDSMLTARSFKTCLEQEEDDSQAPFLRTQTLPMGPRNSPRTPSGGTSVDEKIPSERGSQLVEKNDDIFLEPLHSPQVWPSSTAQRWGKNVSIPLKRSVRCDEERLGTGGGHPTPTAFAALLNRVHLEFLRRYFRTWKEFVKRHTTQIAPSIRYVNAANSPIACKPLNNRCTNRMMAAATCCKKQQLGAVQNATFKANGLTVDRLRLHARNSLQAAEKSNDFRYSKPLENTRSHRRMGPLDRDGNGSPGSHHRSLCSAETSFSCPSDSVRALVSMM from the coding sequence ATGAAGGGCCCGCTTTCCAGAGCAGCTTTGCGTATCCTTCAGGAGAAGGAGTCGTCAGCACCATCGCAAGACGAGGAGGATATGGATTACAATCAGGATTCAGTTTTCTTTAGTATCCCCTCACCATTACGAGCTCATGAAGCAGTGAGATATACGAAACCCATCAGAATCGCCCCACAGAAAAGTGCTAAATTTAATCACACGGTTGCACGGGAGTTCGGTGACGGGAGGGTACCGCACCTTTCCAGGTTTGCAGGTGATTGCAAAGCTAAGCGGGAAAGGCGAGCGGACAATGAAGGAGAGGTGCATGCAGCAATGACGCCGCGCCGCCATGCGTTTTTTGTTGCGAATAAACGTGACGTACCTTCTCCGCCAAGAACCACACGGGAATTATTGAATACACCAATGGGAAAGCAAAGCCCGAGGCAGGAGTTTGTTGGAAGCAGCGCTGCAACCGGCCATGCAAACCTTCTTGCAGCCGCCGTTGCTGCAGTTTCTTCCGCAACTGGCAACAATCATATCACACCGCGCTTCACTGGTGACGCCTTGATTTTGGGTTCGCCTCGGCAGACGCGAGCGGCGCTGCTTCGACGGGAGTATGCCGCGAAAACAACTCGAGATAGAGCATTAGAGGCCTTTGCGCAACCGGTGGACCGCTTCCTGGAAAGTAACAAACACCCGTCCATCGATACCAACCTTAAGGCCGACGTTATTACTAAAAGCGAAAGCATTCAAACATGCCAAAGAGAGTCTCGAGGCGCGGTAATGGTCCGACCAGAGTCAGTGCCAACCCCAATTCAGCCGATGAGACAATCCCCTGCGTCGATGACATTTGCGCCAACGAGCTCTATTAGCAGAGGGTCTCTACTACTGACCAACGTACGCTCTGCCATTGAAAGAAACAGGGAATGTgatgacaaaaagaaagtgtcGTTGTCTGCAATGCGCTCCCCAAGGGCGGCATCACCCTGGGTCGGAGTAAAGTCCCCAGCAAGAAGGCGCGACAACGGCATCGCTTGGTGTGCTGGTGGTAAATTACCTTCCACTGAGCCCCACCGACTTGGCAGCTTCTGTGGCAATTCCCGGTACAGGAGTTCAGAGCAAAGCTTTGTTATGAAAAAGAACATGGACCACGCCGCCGCTGGGCCACCGTTGACCTCAAGAAGACAGAAAGCAAATGTTCCATTTGGACGAGAAATATTTGATTGGTGTCCTGAGGATCCAGAATTTGCCTATGAAAAATGTACGCTTCGATGGAATGCGGGGTGCGACATATTTGGTGCCTCCAGTCGGGGGTGCAGTGCACCGCAACCTCAAGTCAGAGCGGGTCAGACGTATTTTGGGCATGCCTCAGTTGAGGAGAGTGGTTCCTCTCAATTTGACGTCGTCGAAATTTCCGATATCATTGGAACAGAGGAAGTTACACGAGAAGACCAAGCGAATATTGACAAGAAGCAAATGATGGAAATCTGTGAGAATCCGCTGCCGTCACCACCTCGTGAGAGGCGGCCTGCAGCAAGTGGTGATGTGCGATATGATGACCACCGCAAAGTGCTGGATTCAGCGACACAAACTGACAACACGGAAGGAAGGATGTGCCAGGgtctatttttgttgtccCAACCGATACTTaacagggagaaaacaaattgtGGGGGTGACAATGACACCAGTTACCTTAAGCCGATGTCGGGCAAAGGTGTGGAAATGGACCCTCTCGTGAAGGCTGCCGAGTTGGCTTCCAACATGAGCCATTTTGTGGAGAACTTGCACGAAACCATTGTTGGTGATGTGTTAGGAAGTGTACCATCTGATGCTGTAACCGGAGATTCGATGCTGACAGCGCGCAGCTTTAAAACCTGCTTGGAACAGGAGGAGGACGACTCACAGGCTCCTTTTCTGCGAACTCAGACGTTACCCATGGGCCCACGAAATTCCCCGCGCACACCTTCAGGCGGAACAAGCGTTGATGAGAAAATACCCTCCGAACGCGGATCTCAACTGGTCGAGAAGAATGATGATATTTTTCTAGAGCCACTTCACTCGCCTCAGGTTTGGCCTTCCTCGACAGCACAGCGttggggaaaaaatgtttcAATACCGCTAAAGCGTTCTGTGAGGTGTGACGAGGAGAGATTGGGTACTGGTGGTGGCCACCCCACTCCGACAGCTTTTGCTGCACTCCTCAACAGAGTTCATTTGGAGTTTTTGCGTCGGTACTTCCGCACATGGAAGGAGTTTGTGAAGCGACACACGACACAAATTGCGCCTTCTATCAGGTATGTGAATGCGGCCAACAGCCCCATCGCGTGTAAACCGTTAAATAATCGCTGCACCAACAGAATGATGGCAGCCGCTACTTGTTGTAAAAAACAGCAGTTAGGCGCTGTGCAAAATGCCACATTTAAAGCAAATGGTCTAACAGTGGATCGTCTCAGGCTGCACGCAAGAAATAGCCTtcaagcagcagaaaaatcGAACGATTTCCGCTACAGTAAACCGCTCGAAAATACACGATCCCACCGAAGAATGGGGCCGCTCGACCGAGATGGAAACGGATCGCCGGGAAGCCACCACCGGAGTTTATGCTCTGCGGAAACAAGTTTCTCATGTCCCTCCGACAGCGTGCGTGCTCTGGTATCGATGATGTGA